One window of the Anopheles cruzii chromosome 2, idAnoCruzAS_RS32_06, whole genome shotgun sequence genome contains the following:
- the LOC128278497 gene encoding zinc finger protein ZFP2-like: MGLILVHWRIRSEMFDKFCCNKRKLSTNKMSNDSSLAGKILLYDSKVCRLCGEENVSGLPLFRSEGKKDCELSQLINRYLPLKVHDDGISPRWICPGCHIQLDSTAQFFEMIIKGQQLVEALLFQEIEWEEQQKSSKSSAAVEDLGPLYDTLDQAKWNELFEKAEMAPTGSGTDLMPIELHELEDLLKPDPNTKEHDDLVPATEEPMAPSEVDTEKDWIVKSDMSKTNGRLIGFVQNRNATDIGSLVVVARTEGSKRTQAQFVCDICSKLFPQELQYLRHRKMHSILFECFDCLLKFGTSDKLEIHQQETSHHGRGMVEGLQFSDEKQTTTARKAAQERQPTKADRDQYACDSCDNTFTELTTVLKHEKTVHAGAGRTYVCSACGKSFREKNLLKRHQNTHTEGRPHRCEVCEAAFKTRSTLAKHAQSHTATKRFPCTICDQQFRYKTSLKQHLNWHQGVKPFECQFCQKRFSQRGNMKEHLRVHSGDKPFSCGICDAHFTTSSQQRLHMMRHGNLRPYGCELCSKTFVALDAFKTHMRRHLNEKPFACDDCPSSFAERWALRKHLRTHTREKPYACKHCEKTFSDLSNMTRHTTNIHGRDRNLAEGSEAGEPTGTIEWKAVAQDTDAIDDESDANPLRATPLSEVGMLGLDAVYLSEH, encoded by the exons ATGGGGCTAATCCTTGTGCACTGGAGAATTCGGTCGGAAATGT TCGACAAATTTTGttgcaacaaaagaaaattgtcaacaaacaaaatgtcgAACGATTCGAGTTTAGCGGGAAAAATATTGCTTTACGATTCCAAAGTGTGTCGATTGTGTGGCGAAGAGAATGTAAGTGGACTCCCATTGTTTCGCAgtgaaggaaagaaagattgcGAACTTAGTCAGCTGATCAACCGATACTTGCCCTTGAAG GTTCACGACGATGGTATTTCTCCGCGGTGGATTTGTCCCGGCTGCCACATTCAGCTCGACTCGACGGCTCAGTTTTTCGAGATGATAATCAAAGGCCAGCAGTTGGTGGAAGCGTTGCTGTTCCAGGAAATCGAATGggaagaacaacaaaaaagcagTAAAAGCAGTGCCGCCGTGGAGGATTTGGGACCACTGTACGACACACTCGATCAGGCAAAGTGGAACGAATTGTTCGAGAAAGCAGAAATGGCTCCAACCGGCTCCGGGACCGATCTCATGCCAATCGAACTGCACGAGCTAGAAGACTTACTTAAACCCGACCCGAACACCAAAGAACATGACGATTTGGTTCCAGCAACGGAAGAGCCGATGGCGCCTAGTGAGGTGGATACGGAGAAAGACTGGATTGTTAAGTCGGACATGTCGAAAACGAATGGCCGATTGATTGGGTTCGTGCAAAATCGCAACGCAACCGACATCGGTAGccttgtggtggtggcgcgcaCTGAAGGCTCGAAGCGGACGCAGGCACAGTTTGTGTGTGACATTTGTAGCAAACTTTTTCCCCAAGAACTGCAGTACCTAAGGCACCGGAAAATGCACAGCATTCTGTTCGAGTGTTTCGACTGTCTGCTCAAGTTCGGCACAAGCGACAAACTCGAAATACATCAGCAGGAAACGTCGCACCACGGGCGAGGGATGGTCGAAGGTCTGCAGTTTTCCGACGAAAAACAGACCACGACCGCAAGGAAGGCCGCACAAGAACGACAACCCACTAAGGCAGACAGGGATCAGTACGCTTGTGATAGCTGTGATAATACGTTCACCGAACTGACCACCGTCCTGAAGCACGAGAAAACGGTTCACGCAGGTGCGGGCCGCACGTACGTTTGCAGTGCTTGCGGTAAATCGTTTCGCGAGAAAAATCTCCTGAAACGCCACcaaaacacgcacaccgaaGGTCGGCCACATCGGTGCGAAGTGTGCGAAGCGGCGTTTAAAACGCGCTCAACCCTCGCGAAACACGCTCAATCGCACACCGCCACGAAGCGCTTCCCGTGTACGATCTGCGATCAGCAGTTTCGCTACAAAACCAGCTTGAAGCAGCACCTCAACTGGCACCAGGGCGTGAAGCCGTTCGAGTGCCAGTTCTGCCAGAAACGGTTCTCTCAACGGGGCAACATGAAGGAGCACCTTCGAGTACACTCGGGCGACAAGCCGTTCTCGTGTGGTATCTGCGACGCCCACTTCACGACCAGCTCGCAGCAGCGTCTGCACATGATGCGTCACGGTAACCTCCGTCCGTACGGCTGTGAGCTGTGCAGCAAAACGTTCGTAGCTCTCGACGCGTTCAAAACGCACATGCGACGTCATCTGAACGAGAAGCCATTCGCGTGCGACGATTGCCCAAGTTCCTTCGCCGAGCGGTGGGCCTTGCGAAAGCACCTTCGAACACATACGCGCGAGAAACCGTACGCCTGCAAGCACTGCGAGAAGACATTTTCCGATTTGTCCAACATGACGCGCCACACAACGAACATTCATGGACGGGACCGAAACCTTGCCGAAGGAAGTGAAGCCGGAGAGCCAACGGGAACCATTGAATGGAAAGCAGTTGCCCAGGATACGGACGCAATCGACGACGAATCCGACGCGAATCCACTACGTGCTACTCCTCTTTCCGAAGTGGGAATGCTTGGCCTCGACGCGGTTTATTTGAGCGAACACTAA
- the LOC128269121 gene encoding calcium channel flower isoform X1, which yields MSFAERLAGLMARPNQDNIPRDDVPWHLKYGGRAAGIVGGFFAVLFGLYNCIGILLGDVGCLVGGILQILAGFIVLAIEAPFCFIFIDFVQQAAEKADQRPYWNRAALYCLIAIPPVIMCLGLGSLFGCGLIFITGMLYGMMALGKKASLDSMRAAAAAASAGTSSSAEQRGGGMASTGGLGGGPTTKQNSTLVNNVQPIAFSSPPPYDSVA from the exons atg TCGTTCGCCGAAAGATTAGCGGGATTGATGGCCCGCCCCAACCAGGATAATATACCGCGGGATGATGTGCCGTGGCATCTGAAGTATGGTGGACGTGCGGCTGGCATCGTCGGTGGATTCT tTGCCGTTCTTTTCGGGCTGTACAATTGCATCGGCATCCTGCTCGGTGACGTCGGATGCCTCGTCGGTGGCATCCTCCAGATACTGGCCGGGTTCATAGTGCTGGCGATAGAAGCACCGTTTTGCTTCATCTTTATCGATTTCGTACAGCAGGCAGCCGAAAAGGCGGACCAGAGGCCATACTGGAACCGCGCTGCACTCTACTGCTT GATTGCAATTCCACCAGTTATCATGTGCTTGGGGCTTGGCAGTCTCTTCGGCTGTGGTCTTATCTTTATCACTGGCATGCTGTACGGAATGATGGCGCTTGGCAAAAA AGCGTCGTTAGACAGCATgcgagcggcggcagcagcagcatcggcggGAACCAGCTCGTCCGCTGAGCAGCGGGGCGGTGGAATGGCATCCACTGGCGGACTGGGCGGTGGTCCCACCACCAAACAGAACTCGACACTGGTCAACAATGTGCAACCGATCGCGTTCAGTTCGCCACCACCGTACGATAGTGTAGCATAA
- the LOC128269121 gene encoding calcium channel flower isoform X3 has translation MSFAERLAGLMARPNQDNIPRDDVPWHLKYGGRAAGIVGGFFAVLFGLYNCIGILLGDVGCLVGGILQILAGFIVLAIEAPFCFIFIDFVQQAAEKADQRPYWNRAALYCLIAIPPVIMCLGLGSLFGCGLIFITGMLYGMMALGKKNSRSSILDIVV, from the exons atg TCGTTCGCCGAAAGATTAGCGGGATTGATGGCCCGCCCCAACCAGGATAATATACCGCGGGATGATGTGCCGTGGCATCTGAAGTATGGTGGACGTGCGGCTGGCATCGTCGGTGGATTCT tTGCCGTTCTTTTCGGGCTGTACAATTGCATCGGCATCCTGCTCGGTGACGTCGGATGCCTCGTCGGTGGCATCCTCCAGATACTGGCCGGGTTCATAGTGCTGGCGATAGAAGCACCGTTTTGCTTCATCTTTATCGATTTCGTACAGCAGGCAGCCGAAAAGGCGGACCAGAGGCCATACTGGAACCGCGCTGCACTCTACTGCTT GATTGCAATTCCACCAGTTATCATGTGCTTGGGGCTTGGCAGTCTCTTCGGCTGTGGTCTTATCTTTATCACTGGCATGCTGTACGGAATGATGGCGCTTGGCAAAAA GAACTCTAGAAGTTCGATTCTAGATATTGTAGTTTGA
- the LOC128269121 gene encoding calcium channel flower isoform X2 has product MSFAERLAGLMARPNQDNIPRDDVPWHLKYGGRAAGIVGGFFAVLFGLYNCIGILLGDVGCLVGGILQILAGFIVLAIEAPFCFIFIDFVQQAAEKADQRPYWNRAALYCLIAIPPVIMCLGLGSLFGCGLIFITGMLYGMMALGKKGSREDMAAMASPNAMSPVQGVPSTDQHSTLMEDPDSVVRQHASGGSSSIGGNQLVR; this is encoded by the exons atg TCGTTCGCCGAAAGATTAGCGGGATTGATGGCCCGCCCCAACCAGGATAATATACCGCGGGATGATGTGCCGTGGCATCTGAAGTATGGTGGACGTGCGGCTGGCATCGTCGGTGGATTCT tTGCCGTTCTTTTCGGGCTGTACAATTGCATCGGCATCCTGCTCGGTGACGTCGGATGCCTCGTCGGTGGCATCCTCCAGATACTGGCCGGGTTCATAGTGCTGGCGATAGAAGCACCGTTTTGCTTCATCTTTATCGATTTCGTACAGCAGGCAGCCGAAAAGGCGGACCAGAGGCCATACTGGAACCGCGCTGCACTCTACTGCTT GATTGCAATTCCACCAGTTATCATGTGCTTGGGGCTTGGCAGTCTCTTCGGCTGTGGTCTTATCTTTATCACTGGCATGCTGTACGGAATGATGGCGCTTGGCAAAAA AGGATCGCGCGAGGATATGGCAGCAATGGCTTCACCGAACGCGATGTCCCCGGTACAAGGCGTACCGTCCACGGACCAACACTCTACCCTCATGGAGGATCCCGAC AGCGTCGTTAGACAGCATgcgagcggcggcagcagcagcatcggcggGAACCAGCTCGTCCGCTGA